In the genome of Clostridiisalibacter paucivorans DSM 22131, the window CTGAAGAATCAGGGATGCAAGCTAGAAGACTTCAGGCAATAATGGATAAGATGGAAGGAAAATCTAAAAAGTTTAAAAGGAAATAGGCCTCTTTATTAAGAGGTCTTTTTTTACATTTTGTGAAAGGGCTTTACAGTTTCTTGTAATTAGTTTAAAATGTGTTTGAGCATATGTTGTTATTTGATAATATATTTTGGAGGACAAACACATGAAAAAAGTAAGGATTATATATAATCCATCGTCAGGTAGACAGATTATGGAGAAAAGAATAGATATGATTTGTAAGATATTAATAAATAAGGGTTATATTATTGGGAAGTTTGCTACAAAGAAAAAAAATGATGCCATGAATGAGACTATAAAATGTTGTAAAGAAGATTGGGATATTATTATTGCCTGCGGAGGAGATGGTACTGTAAATGAAATAGCTACTGGAATACTTTTGGGAGGGAGAAAGATACCAGTGGCAATATTAGCAGGGGGTACTGTGAATGATTTTTCAAACGACATGGGATTGCCACGAAGTCCTAAAAAATTTTGCAATATGATAGATGAAGGAAAAACCGAGGATGTGGATGTAGGAGAAGTTAATGGAAAATACTTTGTAAATGTGGCAGCAGGAGGATTGTTAACCAATGTAGCTCATCAAGTACCTATAGAATTAAAAACAATTTTGGGTCGAATGGCATATTATATAGAGGGTTTAAAAGAGATACCTAAACAAAAATTTAAACCTATAAGAATAAGGGTTGAAAGTGAAGAATATAGTGGTGAAGAGGATATATTATTATTTTTGATATCGAATGGTAAATCCATAGGAGGATTTAAAAAATTAGCTCCTAAAGCCGAGGTAAAAGATGGATATCTTGATTGTATTATAATTAAGAAATCTGAGATACAAGATATAATTTCTATATTTATGAAATTATTCATGGGTGAACATATAAATCACCCCAATGTTATTTATTTTAAGACTAGAAAAATATATATAGAATCTAATGATAAAATAGATATAGACATTGACGGAGAACATGGTGGAATATTACCAGCAACATTTAATGTAATTCCCAATGCATTTAGGATATTGGTAAATAAGTAGACAGCCTATTTGGCTGTCTTTTCTTCCGTTCTATTCTCATTTTTCACCATAGGCTTAACTTTATTATCATCTAAAGTTTTTTTCATTTTACATGAACCTTCAAATATTGCTTCTTCATCAACTACAAAACTTGTAACTTCTATATCACCATATAATTCTCCTGTATTTGTAATTCGAAGTTGTTCTTCAGTATTTATATTGCCTATTATAGTACCAGATATTAATATATTATTGCAAAATATATTTCCTTCAACTTTACCATCATTGCCTATAATGGCGTCTCCATCTACATGAAGATCTCCAATAAGATGACCATCTAATCTTATAGTGCCTGAACCGTGAACCTTTCCTTCAACTTTTGTATTACTTCCAACCAATGTATCAAAGGCATTGGAACTAGTTTCTACTTTCTTTTTAAACAAACTGATTACCTCCTATGTATTTATTTTTTGTTTTTCCCTAAAATATTATTGGGATTGATTGGTTTTCCTTTATATCTAACTTCAAAATGCAGATGATTACCTGTAGATTTTCCCGTATTTCCCATTTCAGCTATAACTTGTCCTTTTTTAATGTTTTCTCCTACTTTAACATGAACTTTGTTGTTATGCCCGTACATGGATTGGTAATTATAACCATGATTTATAACAATTAATTTACCATATCCACTTCTGTATCCACAATATGTAACTACTCCAGAACCAGCCGATTTTATATTAGTGCCTTTTTTATTAGCTATGTCTATACCATAATGAAATTCTCTTCCCCTTCCAATGGGATTGGCTCTGTATCCAAATCCTGATGTAATTTTACCAGTTGTAGGCATTAAATTTGGCTCTGCATCAAGGAATTTAAGTTTTTCATCAACATCTACTATTAAATTGTCCATTTGGGTTTTACTTTTGTCAAGCATCAAAGATAGATTGTCTATTCTCTGTTCAAAATTAACAATATTATTTCTATTTACACTTGAGGAGCCTCTATTAGACGACAGTAGCAAATCATTTTTATCGTTTTTAGGATATTCCTTTATACCTACCATATCTTTTACAGTATCTTGAAGAATTAATAAAGAGGCTAATTTTTTTTCTGCTTCCTCTGTTTTAGATTTTAATGTAATCAATTCTTCTTTTTGCTCATTGTTTATTAATTCTAATTTTTCTATAGTATCTTTTTGAGTATTATGACTAATATACATTTGTTTATAAGATCTAATGAGACTTATGGTAATAATTAGAGAGCTTATTAGAAAAACTATAGAAAAAATAGTTATAAACTTTGGAAACCAAGAAGGCAATTTTATTTCTTTTACTCGATCAGATTTCGGTATTATTAATATAGAGAATGTTTGTTCTCTGTTTGATTTTAGATGCTGAAACTTCAAAAAACTCATCCTTTCACCAATATTTTTATTTCATAAATTAACTAATTCTATAAAATAGTTTGAAAACCCTTTTTAAATTTAAGAATGTGAAAAAATAAAGGAATTTTTATATTATTTATAGAAAATAAGAACTAAAGTGAAAGTTTGGAGGTAAAAACAATGT includes:
- a CDS encoding diacylglycerol/lipid kinase family protein, with the protein product MKKVRIIYNPSSGRQIMEKRIDMICKILINKGYIIGKFATKKKNDAMNETIKCCKEDWDIIIACGGDGTVNEIATGILLGGRKIPVAILAGGTVNDFSNDMGLPRSPKKFCNMIDEGKTEDVDVGEVNGKYFVNVAAGGLLTNVAHQVPIELKTILGRMAYYIEGLKEIPKQKFKPIRIRVESEEYSGEEDILLFLISNGKSIGGFKKLAPKAEVKDGYLDCIIIKKSEIQDIISIFMKLFMGEHINHPNVIYFKTRKIYIESNDKIDIDIDGEHGGILPATFNVIPNAFRILVNK
- a CDS encoding bactofilin family protein: MFKKKVETSSNAFDTLVGSNTKVEGKVHGSGTIRLDGHLIGDLHVDGDAIIGNDGKVEGNIFCNNILISGTIIGNINTEEQLRITNTGELYGDIEVTSFVVDEEAIFEGSCKMKKTLDDNKVKPMVKNENRTEEKTAK
- a CDS encoding M23 family metallopeptidase gives rise to the protein MSFLKFQHLKSNREQTFSILIIPKSDRVKEIKLPSWFPKFITIFSIVFLISSLIITISLIRSYKQMYISHNTQKDTIEKLELINNEQKEELITLKSKTEEAEKKLASLLILQDTVKDMVGIKEYPKNDKNDLLLSSNRGSSSVNRNNIVNFEQRIDNLSLMLDKSKTQMDNLIVDVDEKLKFLDAEPNLMPTTGKITSGFGYRANPIGRGREFHYGIDIANKKGTNIKSAGSGVVTYCGYRSGYGKLIVINHGYNYQSMYGHNNKVHVKVGENIKKGQVIAEMGNTGKSTGNHLHFEVRYKGKPINPNNILGKNKK